A section of the Maniola jurtina chromosome 28, ilManJurt1.1, whole genome shotgun sequence genome encodes:
- the LOC123879497 gene encoding zinc finger protein 675-like, which produces MEEPPSMYQQPKIEDGIYHPRMDAPYIDQKPASYIDQKPGPYIDQKPGPYIDQKPEISQYQTMPENYSMPPNYPAPSESYPETKVERLEEPKLEEGQVIDHTIPRPGPMPNRPPPKFISVTSNELNEEQRAMYESVLSTWKPVMFPKRIKRYICQKCNKEFKNYQNLYLHTTRVHSSEESAVLCDICDKTFKNKHYLYMHRMNKHYSESEKCYCQFCLQEFRTRRALHMHVKRIHPNTLPEIKCPDCGKEFSVPYKLRYHIENCHRPEKDKYQCHVCQKLYKSHLNLNRHLHFQHSHVERHPCVFCPMTFKSRHHMKRHILNIHPPLESKVTCPECLKEFKNDQYLKEHMQVHTSFDKKIKCELCDKYFHSAVRLKKHKKIVHPNKPKIRCEKCDKEFAHAHYLRRHNNSVHVEVDESNYAHECDQCGKKFKIKRYLNNHLQRHEQQHLKRISQMVKTVMDDGDKKKGKGKNRGRPRKTRKEIEFIKCEPVSSSEEEEETDETESDSE; this is translated from the coding sequence ATGGAGGAGCCACCATCAATGTATCAGCAACCCAAAATCGAAGATGGCATATATCATCCTAGAATGGATGCACCCTACATTGACCAAAAACCAGCTTCTTACATAGACCAAAAACCAGGTCCATACATAGACCAAAAGCCAGGTCCTTATATAGACCAAAAACCGGAAATTTCACAATACCAGACCATGCCGGAAAACTATTCCATGCCACCAAACTATCCAGCACCATCGGAAAGTTACCCGGAAACCAAGGTAGAACGGTTGGAAGAACCGAAACTGGAAGAGGGACAGGTTATCGACCATACCATACCAAGACCTGGTCCCATGCCAAACCGACCTCCTCCAAAATTCATTAGCGTTACCAGCAACGAATTAAACGAAGAACAAAGAGCTATGTACGAATCCGTGCTATCTACATGGAAACCAGTGATGTTTCCCAAACGGATCAAACGTTACATATGCCAGAAATGCAACAAAGAATTCAAGAATTACCAAAACTTGTACCTCCATACTACGAGAGTGCATTCATCTGAAGAGTCCGCAGTCCTATGTGACATTTGTGataaaacattcaaaaataaacattactTATACATGCATAGAATGAATAAGCACTATTCGGAATCCGAGAAGTGCTATTGCCAATTCTGCTTACAGGAGTTCCGTACTCGTAGAGCATTACATATGCACGTAAAACGCATACACCCAAATACATTACCAGAAATAAAATGCCCAGATTGTGGCAAAGAGTTTTCTGTACCGTACAAGTTGCGTTACCACATCGAAAACTGTCACCGACCAGAAAAAGACAAATATCAATGTCACGTTTGTCAGAAATTATATAAAAGCCATTTGAATTTGAACCGTCACTTACATTTCCAGCATTCGCATGTCGAACGTCACCCTTGTGTGTTTTGTCCAATGACATTCAAGTCTCGTCATCATATGAAGCGTCACATCCTAAATATTCATCCTCCGTTGGAATCCAAAGTGACATGCCCGGAATGTTTGAAGGAATTTAAGAACGATCAATATTTAAAAGAGCACATGCAAGTGCACACATCGTTCGATAAGAAGATTAAATGTGAATTGTGTGATAAGTATTTCCACTCGGCGGTCCGTTTGAAGAAACACAAGAAGATTGTTCATCCCAACAAACCGAAGATCCGTTGCGAAAAGTGTGATAAAGAGTTTGCCCACGCTCATTATCTGAGACGGCACAACAATTCGGTTCACGTTGAGGTCGACGAGAGTAACTATGCTCACGAATGTGATCAGTGCggaaagaaattcaaaattaaacgATACTTAAACAACCATTTGCAACGACATGAACAACAGCATTTGAAACGGATTTCCCAAATGGTGAAGACTGTCATGGATGATGGAGACAAGAAGAAGGGTAAGGGGAAGAACCGAGGAAGACCTCGCAAGACCAGAAAAGAGATTGAGTTCATCAAATGTGAACCGGTTTCCAGTTCTGAAGAGGAAGAAGAAACCGATGAAACGGAATCCGATTCGGAGTAG
- the LOC123879488 gene encoding zinc finger protein 91-like, with protein sequence MDKISENYESELKPDLECGKAICRCCLTTDKRLTRIDLFRSLFIDLADIVVTESDGLPQWICWECSALLLKSVKFKHKVLRAHAMLYDYHRRCAPFPIDGADPELTKYASPHLSTCTTLVFDTGKEKKIGYHQVLEHEKSIVKSQLDDILIVEADDTNFYDDQISVKDEAMLSDCDDNVPLHEIRSNKNECEGQLLPKTEIKEEKKERKKKVRKKIKTKRKQENLDTAFEAFEPKRSLRRPLEIDETKIRIIKLDPAEQLRQKEEETKAKLKFPYQCHLCFKGFNFEAKLKNHMFKHSPSRGPYKCSLCSMHLPTAYSASVHSLTHTLRYECVQCGRRMIDRLAIINHYRSQHEGVTSVFTCHLCGKISTNDKTHRGHMRNHHTGAGRVTCNECGKSFVNKDSLIEHQLIHQGVKNYECPECKKMFRTRNQIRHHMVKHSDSKDFYCVECDVRFKSAHTLRQHLKRTTKHKEGKTPKLECPVCSKGFSSANALQAHVRIQHEGVREHRCPQCDSALATRASLMKHIKAVHRGIRAPPVHVCHTCGKMFRAKSTLTNHVRTHTGEKPFPCAECGRSFAQRTAMRTHVKLVHLKIHRSAKIKPKLPPPPEPLPQKADIFKEDPPIMFEWGRQNLPCEYFTVTAGP encoded by the exons ATGGACAAAATCTCTGAAAACTATGAAAGCGAGCTCAAACCTGACTTGGAGTGTGGAAAAGCGATATGCCGATGTTGTCTTACCACCGACAAACGTCTGACGAGGATCGATCTCTTTCGAAGTCTTTTTATCGATTTAGCTGATATTGTG GTAACAGAGTCGGATGGTCTGCCACAGTGGATTTGCTGGGAGTGCAGCGCCTTGCTGCTCAAGAGTGTCAAGTTCAAGCACAAGGTGCTCCGAGCACACGCCATGCTGTATGACTATCATAGGAGATGTGCACCT TTCCCAATAGATGGTGCGGATCCTGAACTCACAAAATACGCAAGCCCACACCTAAGTACCTGTACCACCCTCGTTTTTGACactggaaaagaaaaaaaaattggttatcaTCAAGTTTTAGAG CACGAAAAATCTATAGTCAAGTCCCAACTAGATGACATTTTAATAGTAGAAGCGGATGACACAAACTTTTATGATGACCAAATATCAGTTAAGGATGAAGCAATGTTGTCAGACTGTGACGACAATGTTCCTTTGCATGAAATTAG atcaaataaaaatgaatgtgAAGGGCAATTATTACCTAAAACGGAGATAAaagaagagaagaaagaaagaaagaagaaagtaAGGAAAAAGATTAAAACCAAGAGAAAACAAGAGAATTTAGA CACAGCATTTGAGGCTTTTGAACCAAAGAGAAGTTTGAGGAGACCACTAGAGATAGATGAAACTAAGATTAGGATTATCAAATTGGACCCAGCTGAACAGCTCCGACAAAAAGAG GAAGAAACCAAAGCAAAACTAAAATTCCCGTACCAATGCCATCTGTGTTTCAAAGGCTTCAACTTTGAAGCCAAACTCAAGAACCACATGTTCAAACACAGTCCG tCCCGCGGCCCATACAAATGCTCGCTATGCTCTATGCATCTACCTACCGCATATTCCGCATCGGTTCACTCGTTGACGCACACGCTTCGCTACGAGTGCGTTCAGTGCGGACGACGCATGATTGACAGACTGGCCATCATTAACCATTACCG ATCTCAACACGAAGGTGTTACATCGGTGTTTACTTGCCATCTCTGTGGGAAAATTTCAAC CAACGACAAAACCCACCGCGGCCACATGCGGAACCACCACACCGGAGCCGGTCGCGTCACGTGCAACGAATGTGGGAAGAGCTTCGTCAATAAGGACTCCCTCATCGAGCATCAGCT AATACACCAAGGCGTCAAAAACTACGAATGTCCGGAATGTAAGAAGATGTTTCGGACGAGGAATCAAATCCGACACCACATGGTCAAGCATAGCGATTCCAAGGACTTCTATTGCGTTGAGTGTGATGTCAG ATTTAAATCAGCTCACACATTGCGACAACATCTGAAGAGGACGACAAAGCACAAAGAGGGTAAAACCCCCAA GTTGGAGTGTCCAGTATGTTCGAAGGGGTTCTCATCCGCGAACGCACTGCAGGCGCACGTCCGCATCCAACACGAAGGTGTCAGGGAGCACCGCTGTCCGCAGTGCGACTCCGCCCTGGCCACCAGGGCTTCGTTGATGAAGCATATCAAAGCAGTGCATCGAGGCATTAGGGCTCCACCCGTTCATGTCTGCCATACGTGTGGGAAAATGTTTAGG GCCAAGAGCACGCTAACGAACCACGTGCGCACGCACACGGGCGAGAAGCCGTTCCCGTGCGCGGAGTGCGGCCGCAGCTTCGCGCAGCGCACCGCCATGCGCACGCACGTCAAGCTCGTGCACCTCAAGATACACCGCAGCGCCAAG ATAAAACCGAAACTTCCTCCACCGCCGGAGCCTTTGCCCCAAAAAGCAGACATCTTCAAAGAAGACCCCCCCATCATGTTCGAGTGGGGTCGACAGAACCTCCCGTGCGAGTATTTCACAGTCACCGCGGGACcctaa